In Euphorbia lathyris chromosome 9, ddEupLath1.1, whole genome shotgun sequence, the following are encoded in one genomic region:
- the LOC136205907 gene encoding non-functional pseudokinase ZED1-like isoform X2 produces the protein MQNMISCFRINKKAEKDQAMENLTRNGGMLLEKLIASSNGRGETHLNDDVKGTAGYIAPEYARKGRFNEKIDVYSFGIVLLVLLTRRDPFNPFPDIEDEYYGLVDGMSKHIEDNRLEEIIDHTIFEDGTWSEKEQQIRAFVMLALHCSSKDPEDRPEITDVGKQLREMYQSLISN, from the exons ATGC AGAACATGATCTCATGCTTTCGAATCAACAAGAAGGCAGAGAAGGATCAGGCAATGGAAAACCTAACAAGAAATGGAGGAATGCTGCTGGAGAAATTGATTGCTTCTAGTAATGGCAGAG GTGAAACACATTTAAATGATGATGTTAAAGGAACAGCAGGATATATAGCTCCTGAATATGCTAGAAAAGGAAGATTTAATGAGAAGATTGATGTTTATAGTTTTGGTATTGTTCTTCTTGTGCTTTTGACTAGACGAGATCCATTTAATCCTTTTCCTGATATCGAAGATGAGTATTATGGTTTGGTTGATGGTATGAGTAAACATATTGAGGATAATAGATTGGAAGAGATTATTGATCACACTATATTTGAAGATGGAACATGGTCTGAGAAAGAGCAGCAAATAAGAGCTTTTGTAATGCTTGCCCTTCATTGTAGTAGCAAAGATCCAGAAGATAGGCCAGAAATCACTGATGTAGGCAAGCAACTTAGGGAGATGTATCAATCCctaatttcaaattga
- the LOC136205907 gene encoding serine/threonine-protein kinase ZRK1-like isoform X1, producing MHNHILKLLGCCLDSSIPILVFEVAEKRSLDDYIYNVKNRSDFRPLSWKIRVKIAVDVANVIAYLHTAFSRPIVHRGIETKMILLDEDYGAKLSDFSLSISMPEGETHLNDDVKGTAGYIAPEYARKGRFNEKIDVYSFGIVLLVLLTRRDPFNPFPDIEDEYYGLVDGMSKHIEDNRLEEIIDHTIFEDGTWSEKEQQIRAFVMLALHCSSKDPEDRPEITDVGKQLREMYQSLISN from the coding sequence ATGCATAATCACATCCTCAAACTATTAGGTTGTTGCTTAGATTCTTCCATTCCGATTTTAGTTTTTGAAGTTGCAGAAAAGAGAAGCCTTGATGATTACATTTATAATGTGAAAAACAGATCCGATTTTCGACCTTTATCATGGAAAATTAGGGTGAAGATTGCTGTTGATGTAGCTAATGTGATTGCTTATCTTCACACTGCATTTTCAAGGCCTATTGTTCATAGAGGCATCGAAAccaaaatgattttattagaTGAAGATTATGGAGCTAAATTGAGTGATTTTTCGCTGTCTATATCTATGCCTGAAGGTGAAACACATTTAAATGATGATGTTAAAGGAACAGCAGGATATATAGCTCCTGAATATGCTAGAAAAGGAAGATTTAATGAGAAGATTGATGTTTATAGTTTTGGTATTGTTCTTCTTGTGCTTTTGACTAGACGAGATCCATTTAATCCTTTTCCTGATATCGAAGATGAGTATTATGGTTTGGTTGATGGTATGAGTAAACATATTGAGGATAATAGATTGGAAGAGATTATTGATCACACTATATTTGAAGATGGAACATGGTCTGAGAAAGAGCAGCAAATAAGAGCTTTTGTAATGCTTGCCCTTCATTGTAGTAGCAAAGATCCAGAAGATAGGCCAGAAATCACTGATGTAGGCAAGCAACTTAGGGAGATGTATCAATCCctaatttcaaattga